One Glycine max cultivar Williams 82 chromosome 8, Glycine_max_v4.0, whole genome shotgun sequence genomic window, ggttattttaagaaatgacTAATGAGAAAATACAGtaatttgttctaatttttttaacttaatataGTCCTATTCCTTGAATGTAATGACTAAAATGTCCCATATTTATAATCTTGAGGGATTGAATTGctactttattttattagggATTGATCCTTCTCATCTCTTTTATGTATAAATTCAGTAGTCAcccttaaataattttaaatatgctaaaattaaaataaaaataaatttgaagaacttaattcaaataaaactatTTGCAAAGACCAAAGTTATACTTTATTACTTAATTATGTTAATGCAACCAAAAGGTTCTTCAGGGTTTTTATTGAAATCTTATGCAATGAATTTCCCTTGATGATTGCAGGATAGCTTTTTTGCCAGCTTTGCCCTCGGATGGCTCATCACCAATGGTGCAGGTCTTGCATCATACCCAATTGACACTGTTAGAAGAAGAATGATGATGACCTCTGGTGAAGCTGTCAAGTACAAGAGTTCCTTGGACGCATTCACACAGATCCTCAAGAATGAGGGCGCCAAGTCCTTGTTCAAGGGTGCCGGTGCTAACATCCTCCGTGCCGTTGCTGGTGCTGGTGTGCTTGCTGGTTACGACAAGTTGCAGGTTCTTGTGTTCGGCAAGAAGTATGGTTCTGGTGGTGCTTAATTTCAGTGCTGAGtcagtgttattattattgttttttagaTGGCGATGATAAAAACCGTTCTGAGTTTCAAGAGTTTTTTAGACTAATGGCTGCCGcaaattttgtttaataaattttctaGATGGGATATTGTCCCAAAAACCgtttttaaatttcatcatGATGGAAATTTTACATTTGAGAATGATTTATTTGAGTGGCAGGGATAAGTGGCTGTCACTTGGAATTccaatttaatgattttaaaatgttaCACATTATTGTTCAAGTTCAAGATTGTCAATTCgtcatatttttagaataaagtgCTGATGATTGTTTTGCTTTCATATGATTTATTCTTTACCTAGTTTTTCGCTTGTCTATTATTTATAAAGTAGCTGGGTTGATCTTTAacgaataattataattataatatttccaAACTAAAATGCTATTTAGTACGAAGCGAATGATCCCATCGGATGTTTGGTCCTACGTGTGATTTTATTAAGCAAAATTGCATGATAGCTCCACTTCTTTGGTCTTCGTTGCAGCAATTTTAACtaattcattttgaattctttgtgaTAATTATTAGTCCTTGCAATGTCATGTTATAGCTGAccaattcatatatttaatctttaaatgatataattttaagtaattttaaattattttttaaaatgataaaaaaatgtttttgcaCTCGTAAGCAACCGTTAATTACAAGTAATTGGAGTTTAacggtttttaaaaataaaatattctctgGTGAATAAAGTATACATGGACGCTTTCTTAATCATTGGAGTGGGGAGTGAATAAAGAATTTTATTCCTAGAAAGATTGTCGTGTCACTCGTATGTGAGCGCTACACATGTTAGTTTGGCAAGACATAAGAAGAACACGTGGGCAATATGTCTACCAAAACCGCTGACTTGAAAATTATagggaaattgaaattccaaaagtatgtaaaataaacactaatattaataaaattatggattttaaaaaataagaaaatctatatcataaataaagaagatgagaatcataaattaagaattataagattatcaaaattataatttagtcatAAGAAAAACCTTGAGTTGAATTTAGAGATGACAAAAATCTCCCATTTTTATGTATCTATTTAAACTTGTCTTGATTTTGAagaagaataattaattttttaaaacataaatgagTATGTAATTACTCtttccaaaatatatattatatttttttatttcatacttTTAGActtgaaatcttttttttattttaatagattGATTTTGTGTTATAGATAATTGTACTTTTGTggcttattaaatttaaatttaaatatgtcatatttataatataatttattttgttcataaaataagtataattcatttttattttactatcaaatattttttatatttaatgttaatatcTGTTGTTAATCAGAATTTACTAAATAATATTgtgacaaattaataaaatatcacattattaattaatgactAATATGTTATTAGAGTGTTTGATCTTTACTTAATGGATCTTGACTAATTATATGTACTAAAATATTAAaggtaattttaaattaaaaagtaaagtttaataataaaattttaaaaaatattatttacatatatgCTACACATATTTAAACTGTTAAGCTTTCAGTTTAAggatatttaaaattagttttggattgaaagtaagaaaaaaagtatacaaatatattattataaaatataaagtatacaTTGATGGTTTCTTAATCATTAGAGTGAGCGAGTGGCATTGAAGTGTTTCTTCTCAAGATGTTGAGATTGCAGCCGACAAAGATGAAGTATTTAATCATTAATCGAATTGAAGATATTCCTGCCTAAAGATGCCGAatactttttcttcttatcacctcctttttttttttcgcgTGTCTTTTTCTAATATTTGGCAAAACAATCACATGAAGGGTGTGGGATACCATCAATGAGACATTCAAGTTAATTTTTGACAAGAGAAATATTACCTTGAGAACTTAAGTTATTATAAACACATATTTATAGGTATCAaggtttataaattttatcaataaattaagaaaatgtaaTATAAGATTATCATCCGatattgttaatataatattaaaataagttaaattctTTAACCTTCATGAATAATTGTCAAGAAAATACTAATTTATGCCGAAAGGGTTTTAGATTATGATGAGAGATGTGTTAGATTGTGACTAAAAAGGTATTAGACTATGTCAAaagaattttgtgattttttttttcaatctaaaCTAATTCTCTCTAgataattatcaatttatactatttcttaatttaattctcaaattaCACTTTTTATTTAGTTAAGAAGTGAAATTGGGCCAACTCGACTTCCCacctgattttttaaaatattattttattaaattaaattaattttttagttatattatttaatttttaaaaataatgatatttttgtataataatttatttataccaaaatacatcataaataaaatacattaccttgaatttttttagaagtGCATACtactttatattataataaaggattaaaaatataaaaaatgacgtTGAATTTTTTCGGGAAATAATTTTCAGCGCTGCatactattttattataaataatatttattaattgtacataattttgaatttttgtgattgtttttaatgtaattgaaaatacaaaaattacctTAGACTTTTggggaaaataattttcaacttgtatactactttatattttaaaggataaagattgtttaatttttattttaatcaaaattttattaatgtaaactttttttttaattttcatgtaatatgttattatattcacatgagaaataatatttaacataataatgtTGATTatctcaatataaaaaattaatctttagcCTAATAAGTCATATGCCATCATCTTTGatatatgacaaaaaaaaaaaaaactaaataaaaagaaaggtaTTTTAGAATACCTCAATAAGGGATTTGAGAAGAAGGCTATATATGGTTCCTGCAACTGCTAGTTTCGAACCAAGAACTTGATGGTTGACATTCGAACTGCAAGCCAACAAGTCACTCGGGGATACCAACATCTCTATATTCAACGGATTTTATTTATTGCCAAAAACTGGCAGCATATTGAAATGGTTTCATGCTCATGAGTATCAGGAATCATCATCTTTCTCACAATCCTTGTGTGTTGAATAACCATCCTCAGTGGTTCTATTGTCATTCAAGGTATGCAAGcccctattaatttttttggttactTGTTGCTCTCTCTCTAAAccccattttctttttcctctttctttctgATTTTCAGTATAAAGTTTGTTTTGTTCCCTTGGAAACATTTGAATGGTTTTGGACATGGAGAAGAGGTATAGTAGAACATCTAAATTTCAGCATATAATTCATGTTGTGAAAGATACatggatctttttttttttccagttacTATAACTCACGCGATTATGTGTTTTGATTCTATACTCGTGGTCTGGAGATGAGTGGAGGGGAGAGGGGGAAAGGGAAAGAGAAATTGAGTGAAAGTGGTAAAGGGAAATAGTGTGTCAATGAGGGAGGTGGGAGAAGAGTAGTGGATGATGAAGGATGAACGATAGTGAAAGGAAGAAAATCTGGTATGCCGAATCTTTCTCCCATTTTTCCGACGAATTTGGGATCAAGGAGTTCTGGAGAATATTTGGGAGGTACGGAAGAGTGAAGGAGGTGTTCATTGCAGCAAGAAGAAACCAATGGGGTAGGAGGTATGGCTTTGTTTGTTTTGCGGGGGGTAATGAATCCAAAATCGCTTGAAAAAGAATTGAACAATATTCGCATTGGTAATCAAAAGATACATCCAAACCCGCCCAAATATAGAAAAAGACAGATTTTTAAATTGGAGATTCTTATCAGAGCCATCAACTACAAAGTGATCAATTTTGTAGAAGAAATCAAAGACAACCAGACTGTGATCTCTTAGGACCGGGTCagcaaaaaataagtaaaaccaATCAGAATGCTCCCCCTATCCCTTATAGGAGTACAAATTCTCAGTAAGGAAAGCAAAAAGATAAAGTTAGAAGAAAGTTTGGGTAGCGAAAGAGGGCAATAATCAAAGGACTGATGAGGAAGATTGGAAAGGAATGATTATAAATGTCAACATAGAAGCTAATAATCGGCTAACATAGAGTTGGGTGGGCATACAAGTGACTGATTGATGGATGGATGGTAAGGAGGTAAAATTGAGATACATGGGAGGGGATTTGGTTTTTATTGCAGGAGTAGTTCAAGACATAGTAAAGTAGGCAGCGGAAAACTTcctattcattttcatttcaattgTGATGTCATCCTTACTCGGAGTGGATTGTTTGATATAAGTTACGGAATTTTGGATGACGTTCCTTTCAAAGAGGGAATATAAGTTAGAGTAGACACCACAAGGATTATCTTGATAAGTCCGAGATTAGTTAAACAAGAAATCCATAGAGAAGCTTTTATCAAATTTGATCAAATATCAAAAGTCTTTTTATTGAAAACGAAAATCAATACATAtagtatatataaacaaaaaaaagataaaaatagacatgggtctTCAAATCAGTTTGGACAAAAAATGACAAcgtaaaaagaatgaaaatataaaaagaacatGTTGGCATAGAGCTTCAAATTAGTCTGGACCTTCAgcaataattaatattcttagtaGTATCTCTGCTTCTGGACCTTCATCATTCTTCACTTAGGCCTTGTTAAGTATGTctgctaccatttgttggagggtaaTTGACTATTTGGTCCTACTCCTGATCATAGGTCCCTatatttaggcaatttttggaTTCTCATCAAATTGAGAGATGGAAATTAAGAGGATATAGTAACAACAAAGAGACTAGCCTAGATAAAAGTACATGTATACCAATAAGGGCATGAGCGAAGAATGTTATTCTCAACTGTTGAATAGTTTTGGTAACCTTGTGTTATGTGAAAAAATGTCAGAGGGTAGACTATGTTCGAGTGGGGGTGATTACCTTATCCCTGCAAACTATTGCAAGAATAGTTAAGAGTCCAAAATACGTGGGATAATAACCAGGTGGTTCATCCTAGCAAGTCAACTTCTCCGCTATTAGTACAAGGAAGCCACAATAGCATTGTCAGAAGAAATGGGTCTACAAGGCAAGCAGGTACATCTATCAGCAATACGGTGCTTGATTGCCACTTCAAGAACTGCAATGATCTTTTTTAGATAAAGAATGACTTGGAAGGTGCAAGAAAATCTAGGAGGTGGGAAAGTCATTGGAAATATCTTGCGTGGGACTGGACAGACAAGAGATGATAAAGAAGATCATGGAGAGGGAGCAGAGGgataaaattcaaaaagaagaaaaaggctGCCAAAAGAAGAGGGGAAACCATGAGAAGTTTTACATATAATGTTAAGAGTATTGAGGGGGGGGGAGATTAAAACTGAAGTTCTTTTAAAGAATTagtgcaagaagaagaagatttaatttttgtttttgcaagaaacaaaaaaggaattGATCAACAAGGGAATATGTTATTCTTTGTGGTGAGACCATGAGGTGGAGTGGGAAATGAATCCATCCGAAAATTCAACTAGCGGCTTATTATGTTTATGGAGTAAAGAGGTTTTCAACTAAATGATTCTTTTAGGGGGCATGGTTTCCTTGGTTTAGAAGGGAAGTGGAAAATTGGAGCATTCCAAGTTACTTTGGTTAATGTGTACTCACCGTGTGAATTGGAGAAAATTGTATGCAGAATTAAAATCTTCTAGAGCATCTTCTAACAATTCTAGATGATGTGTGTTGGGAATTTCAATTGTGTTAGGGATCCAAGCTAGAGACAAGGTATTCATTGAGAGTCACAAGGGGAAAGATAAGTGGATgaatttaatcaattcattGAAGATATAAAACTCACTGATATTCCTTTGATTGGAAGAAGCTTCACATGgtataaatcaaatgaaaaggCAAAGAGTAGGATTGATAGAGTTTTGGTCTCTAGAGTGTGGCAAGGTTGTGTCCAATATGTTTTGAATGGGAATGTCTCAAaccattgattttttaaatattttttagcatatttaatcctttgattttctttaattgttgtcACAAAccctctccttttttttcctactaGAAACTCTCAAATTCTGATTTTCTACTCAAAATCATAtcataatagtttttttactcaaagatcaccaaataatatatcaaatttgGGTCATTGACTTTTAGGTTTTTTGTGATGTTTTGGTTTTCCAACTAGCCTAAATGCATAATTACATGTGTTCTTTCATGGAATTTCGGTTACCCAATAGtagaatgtgatttttttttttattctttgttagTCTTGCAATTGGTTTTAGGTACATTGTGTTATGATACATCATCTGTATGCTCCTATTATCAACCAGATTTGTGCCTTCAAGCAAAAGACTTTGTAAGAAAGCTTCATCTTCAACGGATCCTATGGTCACTTTATCATCTGATCCTGTTTATTCAAAGACTTTGTTGTTAGTTAGTGCTCTTAGGATTTCTTCCTTGAGGGTATAGCTCCCTTGcttgtttctgttttttttttgttttgttttttttacaatcataaaaaataatatcaaatttgatctaaaatctaaattctacgttttctttttcttcaaatcTTAACATTACATCGTACTAAATCCTTTATCAAACATTTATGAGTTCTAAATTTATCTTAACGATTATCGTGGggtctaaaataaatatttatgtatccataattatttaaaaaattaaaattttaaagaaaaaaatacgaaagaattaaacttatttaattttaaaataacaacaacTGAATTTACTTGAaagtaattttagaaattaaaattttacacaaTCTAAATTAGATgaatgaaaagtaaaattatagATAATATTGGGACAAATATAGAAGGGGGCGACTAGGAGCTTGAATTCGAGCCCCTCTCttgaaacatatatatatatatatatatattaaagttaattagtataaaatatatagaattagttttatatgttattattattattataattttaattagtataaaattatatcaaattagttatgtttgttgtttcatttcaatgattaaaatgataattagtgtaaaatttatgtaaaaataattatatgttttttattattataataacaattaagATTATCattgtttaatataaaaattaatcttaattttatgtataaaaataataatttcttaaaaaatattatttcttaaaaattagatatttaaaCAACCAATtataaaggaaatttttttccacTCCTTTTATAAGGTTTCTGAATTCACTGGTTGTAGTATATGGTAATCATTTTATCATCAACGCTAATTAATTATAACTAGTGATGAATGAATCAACGAAGATCTCCAACGGTCAAAAGCATATGCTTAGAGCGATCCAAGGTCGGTTCCTAACGTTTCATTTCTCATTTCTCTCTGACCCATAACGGTCACATTTACATTCTTCACTATCACGTGCACACACACTCTCACTCAACGCTTTCTGGGTTTGCACTCActcactcatctctttctctctctctcatcaaTGGAACCCGCGAAAATTGATTGGAAGAGGCTAGAGTGGAGCTTCGTGGAAGACAAGCTCTACGAGCACATCAACGCGCCCAAGTGGGTTGACTTCTTGTCCCTTGACCACTCCCTCAATGATCATGCTGACGAAGCTTGGTTCTGCAAGCCTGGTAtaattcttctctttttttctttgtttcaagATAATTTGCATCTGGGTGTGCCAAACTTTGCATCTTTTTCTAAACGGGTATTGCCAAAGTTTTTAAATTGGGCTGTGATTTTGCATTTGGGTTTGCCAAAGTTTGCTTCTTTTTCTAAATGGGTATCGCCAAAGTTTTAAACTGAGGTCGTGGTTTTGTCGCAATTCTTGATTTTGCGGGAAATTGTGGACAAATGTAGCTGCAATTGCAGTGGCTTTGCAGTTTTGCGGCTGAAATCGTGGTTGtggattgattttttaaaacttggCTTACTAATTTTGGTTGCAATACAGATTGCAAACATCCCAAGACAGCAGAGGATTTTCTGAGATCAAAAACTCCTCCTTCCAaggttttttttcccttttcttcttATACCCTCTTTTGTTAATTGTGAGATTCTCAATCTTGGGTGTCACCCCATTTGACAAACATTTAACCTTGAGCTGGTTTTCTTATGCTGAGTTTCTAATTATGGTCTTTAGTGATCTTGTGCTGAggttcttttaatcttttgttttctgtagaAGGGTTTTAGCCCGGGTTATGTTTCAGAGAATCTTCCAAGTGGTGACAAAATTAGAAGGTACATTCTTGTAAACAACAACACTCTTTCTTTTAACTTGCAATTTAAGATTGTGTTAAAAGATTGAAATTCACCAATTTTGTATCTTGGTTCAGAGATGCGAAAATCAAGAGAAGGGTGCCTGCACTATTCAACCAAGAAAGTGAAAACCAAAACCCGAATTTGTTTACTCCTCCTCCTACTACTAAAGTTAACCCCTTGAAGGAAGCAATCAAGTCTactgaagagaagaagaaagtggTTGATAATGATGACACATTTGTGGATCACAAGGCGCCTTCATTGAGATCAACTCTATCCACCAAGAATTTGTTTGCCGGGAGGCCTATTCTGAATCAAATCACGGAATTCTGCAATGAATTGAAGAAATTGGCAATAAGAGCTAAGGAGAGAGAAAATGCTGAAAATTTGATCCCAAAAGAGAGTGAAGAGGTGGTGGAGAAGACCTCTTGTTCTATTCAAGCTTTAGCTGAGTCAGAtacaaaagagaaagaaaggaaaccactgCTTGAAGTGAGTAAGGCTGAAAGAATTGAAGGGATGTGTGTTAAAGGGAAGCAACAGAGAAAAAAGTAAGCATATTATTCTCCCTCTGAGTCTATGTAATCTATTGTCCCTATAAGAAATTCTAGGAATTACATAAAGAAAACCTTAGGGGATACTTTGGGctgacaaaatatttttcttttttttcattttcaatttacaaagatttcacatgatttttctgtttttaaagaTTTGTATAGGAAAATCTTAAAACAACTTTTATTACTGAACTAAAACtgaataaaatatagaaaatatttatcaaaataaaagatcTTTTGGGGACTAAAAATTCCATTTGTACTTAAACTATAACTGCAAAAAGACACTTGCACACTGTGCTTTGGTTGTACTTACAAGCAACTGCAAAGAAAAGTAAGAAACATGTGATTTCAATTGGGGTTGCAGTTGAAGTGCAGTCACCAAAAATGAGTGTTTGGTTGGTGTACGTGTGTCCTTCCAAAGCACAACGCTGCTTCTGCgtcttttgaataataaaaacattaatttatgaGCGTACAAAATGGCCACACCAAACGCATAAGAAAATTACAAGTAAATGTGTGGTCCTCAGAAAATTACAAGTTGCAATTGCTGCCGTCATGTAGATGACTGTATTCTAGTGTTGAAACAAAAATAGTGCTTTGATCAATAGTGTAACTAGTATAAGTGTTTGTTGGTTTgatgttcttatttttaaatgactAGCATGCTCAGAACAGTGATAACTAATGCCAAGTGATATCGCAATGTTGATCAAAAGTTCAAAACATACAGTGGTAATTAATGCTTAGAAGAGTGATAAACAATGTTGATTGATTGTTgaagttatatataatataatcatcCTCAATCTTGGAAAATAAAACTACGTTTTTGTTCATGTACCCTATTCTTGCTTAATCTACATTGCCAATAAATGTGATGATTAAGTTAGCTACAAGATGGACCTGGCCTACAGTATTAACTGGTAACTCAATTATTATAGTTGTATAATTCATATAGCCTAAGTTTGGTGGAGGGTCAATTTTCTcacaaaaagagaaagctaCCTAGGACACACTCACTTGTGCTTCATGAAAGGCTGGCCATTGATTTTTCACCTAGGACTACACAGCATTATCTATATATAGTTCAGTGACTGTAAACTTGATTGTCAAAAACTGATTTATCGCCCCATTCTAGCATTTCCCGAGATAATCAGTTGTGTATTACTGTATTCTGCAGAAGACCTGATGAGGCAGAGAACATGCCAGTAACTCTTGACCTGGAGAATCTAAAGCACAAGAGGGAGGGGAGCTTACAACAAATTAGAACAAATCCTCCCTCTCCTCAGTGCTTCTCTGTTGCACGTGGATTCAACAAACCTACCCCTTCAAAGGCTCCCAAATCCCGGCTAATGGTATGTTTATACTGCATAAATACAGTTGAACTTTTTCAGATTGATAGAAGACTGACTTGACAAGACAATATCAAGAGATTTTGAATAACAAAGGTCAAGCAATACGTTAGTATCAAAGATTTTGAATGGATTAGGATAAAAGGGTTATGTAGTTCTTTTTGATAGATTttcattattatcttttaaggTAGGTCATTGCTCCATATCAAGAGAGCATAATATCTCCTGTATCATTTTATGATACTTTAAAGGATCATGAAAATGTACCAATTCATGCTCTTTGATAGAATGAGAGAGAGTGATAGAGAGATTTTAGAGAGAGAACTGATACTATTTCATTCTAAAAAGTTAGTTACAAAAGAGGTATATATAGACCTCTGAACCTTTGAACTGAACATACAGAATTAACTATAAAGAGAGAATTTTTGTTAGTAGAAGCTAACAGTTGTCTATCACCAATGAGGTGCTGTTAGCAAAAGCTAACAACCCTTACAAACATCACAAAACTGTTTTCACAGTTATATAAACAGATACTTTAATAGCCCCCACTCTAATACCCCCCTCAAACTCTTCACATTGAGTTTGCCCCTAAGAACTTCAAATCTTGCTAACAAAAGAGACTTGGTTAGCATGCTCATCTGCTCACTGATCTAGAGCTGGGATGTGTAAAACTGAAAGCTGCTTGGGCAGAACTTTTTCTCTAACGAAGAAGACATCGATTTCTATATGTTTTGTACAACTGTGGAATAAAGGATTGTGAGCAATGGATATAACACTCTGATTGTCACAAGAGAGAACAGGAGTGGTGAATGAAACTTGCAATTCTATTAATAGAGCATGAATCCTTGTTAACGTAGCAGAAGTTTGAGTCAAACTACGGTACTCAACTTTAGTGTTGGAACTTTTGTTTGCGAGACCACCAAGATATTAAGTTTGGGCCAAGAAGAAGGCAGCCCCTGAGGTGGAACGCCTATCATCCACATCAGATGCCCAGTCAACATCACAAAATGCACAAAGAGCCAAGGACTTTGTAATAGAAGTAGGCTGAAGAAGTAACCCATGAAACAACCTACCTTTGAGATACCTTAAGATCCTTTTAACCACTGCCCAGTAAGAGTCTAGAGGTGTAGCCATGATTTGACAAATTTTATTGACAACAAACTTGACTTCAGGTCT contains:
- the LOC100820089 gene encoding uncharacterized protein isoform X1, which encodes MEPAKIDWKRLEWSFVEDKLYEHINAPKWVDFLSLDHSLNDHADEAWFCKPDCKHPKTAEDFLRSKTPPSKKGFSPGYVSENLPSGDKIRRDAKIKRRVPALFNQESENQNPNLFTPPPTTKVNPLKEAIKSTEEKKKVVDNDDTFVDHKAPSLRSTLSTKNLFAGRPILNQITEFCNELKKLAIRAKERENAENLIPKESEEVVEKTSCSIQALAESDTKEKERKPLLEVSKAERIEGMCVKGKQQRKKRPDEAENMPVTLDLENLKHKREGSLQQIRTNPPSPQCFSVARGFNKPTPSKAPKSRLMERGILGEIEQNKEIVKESPAEKSRSTSIVDGRETKALDMFWFLKPCTLSG
- the LOC100820089 gene encoding uncharacterized protein isoform X2, whose product is MEPAKIDWKRLEWSFVEDKLYEHINAPKWVDFLSLDHSLNDHADEAWFCKPDCKHPKTAEDFLRSKTPPSKGFSPGYVSENLPSGDKIRRDAKIKRRVPALFNQESENQNPNLFTPPPTTKVNPLKEAIKSTEEKKKVVDNDDTFVDHKAPSLRSTLSTKNLFAGRPILNQITEFCNELKKLAIRAKERENAENLIPKESEEVVEKTSCSIQALAESDTKEKERKPLLEVSKAERIEGMCVKGKQQRKKRPDEAENMPVTLDLENLKHKREGSLQQIRTNPPSPQCFSVARGFNKPTPSKAPKSRLMERGILGEIEQNKEIVKESPAEKSRSTSIVDGRETKALDMFWFLKPCTLSG